From the Cohaesibacter sp. ES.047 genome, one window contains:
- a CDS encoding type II toxin-antitoxin system RatA family toxin has protein sequence MPKFQTRHKVNHSAQQMYALVADIERYPEFVPLCQHLSVRGRHTAPNGEILVADMTVAYKMIRESFTSKVTLTPQNNQIVAEYLDGPFKHLENRWTFEPIEGETDKSIIVFYIDYEFKSRILAGLMGAMFDKAFAKFTTAFERRADLIYG, from the coding sequence ATGCCAAAATTCCAGACGCGCCACAAGGTCAATCACTCCGCGCAGCAGATGTATGCTCTGGTCGCGGACATTGAGCGCTACCCTGAATTCGTCCCGCTGTGCCAACACCTGTCGGTGCGGGGGCGGCATACCGCTCCAAATGGGGAAATCTTGGTGGCCGACATGACGGTGGCCTACAAGATGATCCGGGAGAGCTTCACCTCCAAGGTGACGCTGACACCGCAGAACAACCAGATTGTTGCGGAATATCTTGATGGACCGTTCAAACATTTGGAAAATCGCTGGACCTTCGAGCCAATCGAAGGGGAGACGGACAAGAGCATTATCGTTTTTTATATCGATTATGAGTTCAAGAGCCGCATCCTTGCCGGGCTGATGGGGGCGATGTTCGATAAGGCCTTCGCCAAATTCACCACGGCCTTCGAGCGACGGGCTGATCTGATCTACGGCTAG
- the scpB gene encoding SMC-Scp complex subunit ScpB — translation MSKDETEALEIGDDDELIALASEARLQLKRMLEALLFASAEPLSLSEISARMPDHIDVVALLAQLQKDYADRGVNLIQIENKWLFRTAKDLSFLMQAEALEPKKLSRAALETLAIIAYHQPVTRAEMEQIRGVSTVRGTLDVLLQTEWVRVRGRRRVPGRPVTYGTSDQFLVHFDLESIKDLPGIEELKGAGMLDSALPPAFSMPEPDDNEDLAPDEDPIEDLEALEAVALEDEKP, via the coding sequence ATGAGCAAGGACGAAACCGAGGCGCTGGAAATCGGCGATGACGACGAGCTTATCGCTCTGGCCAGTGAAGCCCGCCTGCAGCTTAAACGCATGTTGGAGGCCCTTCTCTTCGCCAGTGCCGAGCCGCTGAGCCTGTCTGAGATCAGCGCACGGATGCCCGATCACATTGATGTCGTGGCGCTGTTGGCGCAATTGCAGAAGGACTATGCCGACCGCGGGGTCAATCTCATCCAGATCGAAAACAAGTGGTTGTTTCGCACGGCCAAGGACTTGTCCTTTCTCATGCAGGCCGAAGCTCTGGAGCCGAAGAAACTGTCACGCGCGGCTCTGGAAACCCTTGCAATCATCGCCTATCACCAGCCGGTCACCCGCGCAGAAATGGAACAGATCCGCGGCGTGTCGACGGTGCGCGGAACGCTGGACGTGTTGCTTCAGACCGAATGGGTGCGTGTGCGCGGACGTAGGAGGGTTCCCGGACGTCCCGTCACCTATGGTACGAGCGATCAGTTTCTTGTTCATTTCGATCTCGAATCGATCAAGGATTTGCCGGGTATTGAGGAGTTGAAGGGCGCGGGAATGCTGGATTCTGCCCTGCCTCCGGCCTTCTCCATGCCTGAGCCGGATGACAATGAGGATCTCGCGCCTGATGAAGACCCGATTGAGGATCTTGAGGCGCTTGAGGCCGTCGCGCTTGAAGATGAGAAACCATAG
- a CDS encoding SPOR domain-containing protein, translating to MSDSNDKKPASSSPGWPSASDPARQGTAAGHSIDDPLAELDRIVNQNYGSGGQQHGVVSDEDLRFLEQELIRELRGKQGVDQQSAPAARPDPVASQPASPARPQTSAQDSDQLSRPHPLSPSASAAQSPAAPRQPAAEPRNGPTINAPDYPAARPEQPSQPGSRYAPEPVGHRPEERLATQPQTPQPSQPRAAMPSSDHAAKSSFAAPSLDDWSNLFTDDTPDTSYDDPATASERGGATSGVSAPSVDAGGAVSGSYGQLKRSSTRDQQTDDRLGAYRPDRSTAPSYDHREASPAVPPVSSTWDEEVATPSPSYPDPARDYRPQATSARDTAPVDNRHYSSYTDPGHVDHGQQPGYVPAYDPAPAQYVPEVAAPVASDLASDPYAAFNQHGAQPEQGYDPALGYGAAPSVDVTGQGGDYAAQDPRYYDQQNYDPQIYTDPHSPQAHDPNYAAYDPAYQSDYAHGTYADPAVAQAAMEGSPYVHDDEYSAADVEAAAAASAAAAQRREKSRKKLVPIVAAVAVVLLGGVAAWSFFGGDNGSTETPVITADTDPVKEAPEDPGGKVVPHQNKTVYNRIDGTETDEAPSSMMPATETPMAIDNNGQSPRVIDMSSGKSNNPADPGSIAPKEVRTVIVRPDGTIVPQSNQSGTAQTNPLLQATPSESALQQTLNSDVNGANNQPDLTTAPATAPLPRSKPAELVALQEAAQSTQQAVQNTVAPQTNQNAQTNSGPLVLSPGNTPTLQAPTPQVPINNVANGQYTVQVTSQRSRDQARASYASIQAQLPSVLSGYQPDIKEADLGERGTYYRVRVGSFADRASATSFCSSIKAAGGDCLVARK from the coding sequence ATGTCTGATAGCAATGACAAGAAGCCCGCTTCCTCCAGTCCCGGTTGGCCCAGTGCCAGCGATCCGGCCCGACAGGGTACGGCCGCTGGCCATTCAATCGATGATCCTCTGGCGGAGTTGGACCGTATCGTGAACCAGAATTACGGTTCCGGTGGACAGCAGCATGGGGTGGTTTCAGATGAAGATTTGCGCTTCCTCGAGCAGGAACTGATCCGCGAGTTGCGCGGCAAGCAGGGCGTTGATCAACAATCTGCTCCAGCGGCTCGACCAGATCCGGTGGCTTCGCAGCCTGCGTCGCCCGCCCGGCCGCAGACCAGCGCACAGGATAGCGATCAGCTGAGCCGTCCTCATCCCCTTTCACCCAGTGCGTCTGCAGCGCAATCACCAGCGGCTCCTCGTCAGCCTGCTGCTGAACCTCGCAATGGTCCGACGATCAATGCGCCGGACTATCCTGCCGCGAGGCCTGAACAACCATCCCAGCCCGGTTCGCGCTATGCGCCCGAACCTGTTGGCCATCGGCCTGAAGAGAGACTGGCGACCCAGCCTCAGACGCCCCAGCCTTCTCAGCCACGGGCGGCCATGCCAAGCTCGGATCATGCCGCAAAGAGCAGCTTTGCTGCCCCCAGCCTTGATGACTGGAGCAACCTATTCACCGATGATACGCCGGATACCAGTTATGATGATCCTGCGACTGCATCTGAGCGAGGGGGAGCGACATCTGGCGTTTCAGCTCCGAGTGTTGATGCTGGAGGCGCGGTTAGCGGTAGCTACGGGCAGTTGAAACGCTCGTCAACCCGCGATCAGCAGACTGACGACAGGCTCGGAGCCTATCGTCCAGATCGATCGACAGCACCATCTTATGATCACCGGGAAGCGTCCCCCGCGGTGCCGCCTGTGTCCTCGACATGGGATGAAGAGGTTGCTACTCCTTCACCGAGTTATCCTGACCCGGCCCGCGACTATCGCCCGCAGGCGACATCTGCGCGTGATACTGCACCGGTTGATAATCGCCATTATTCTTCTTACACGGATCCGGGTCATGTCGATCATGGCCAACAGCCCGGTTATGTGCCGGCCTATGATCCCGCGCCCGCTCAGTATGTGCCGGAAGTGGCGGCTCCTGTTGCCAGTGATCTGGCGTCCGATCCCTATGCTGCCTTCAATCAGCATGGGGCGCAGCCAGAGCAAGGATATGATCCCGCGCTGGGCTACGGTGCTGCACCCAGTGTTGATGTGACGGGGCAGGGTGGCGATTATGCGGCCCAAGATCCGCGTTACTATGACCAGCAGAACTATGACCCGCAGATTTATACGGATCCCCATTCACCGCAGGCCCATGATCCCAACTACGCGGCCTATGATCCGGCCTATCAGTCAGATTATGCGCATGGAACCTATGCGGACCCGGCGGTGGCGCAGGCGGCCATGGAAGGGTCTCCCTATGTCCATGATGATGAGTATTCCGCTGCCGATGTCGAAGCCGCCGCTGCGGCTTCTGCTGCCGCTGCCCAGAGACGCGAGAAAAGCCGCAAGAAGCTGGTGCCCATCGTGGCTGCGGTCGCGGTTGTTCTTCTCGGTGGTGTCGCTGCTTGGAGTTTCTTTGGTGGTGACAATGGCAGCACCGAAACGCCAGTGATCACTGCGGATACCGATCCTGTCAAGGAAGCCCCTGAGGATCCGGGCGGCAAGGTCGTGCCGCATCAGAACAAGACCGTTTACAACCGGATCGATGGAACCGAGACCGACGAAGCGCCGAGCAGCATGATGCCGGCGACGGAAACGCCGATGGCGATTGATAACAATGGTCAATCTCCAAGGGTCATCGACATGTCTTCGGGCAAGTCGAATAACCCAGCCGATCCGGGATCGATCGCTCCCAAGGAAGTTCGTACGGTCATCGTTCGTCCTGATGGAACGATCGTGCCGCAGAGCAACCAGTCCGGGACTGCACAGACTAATCCCCTGCTGCAGGCGACCCCGTCCGAGTCTGCTTTGCAGCAAACCCTCAATTCTGACGTGAATGGTGCGAACAATCAGCCTGATCTGACAACCGCGCCCGCGACGGCTCCGTTGCCGCGGTCCAAACCGGCTGAACTCGTTGCCTTGCAAGAGGCCGCTCAAAGCACGCAGCAGGCTGTTCAGAATACGGTTGCACCACAGACAAATCAGAACGCTCAGACCAATTCTGGTCCGCTTGTGCTGTCTCCGGGCAATACGCCGACGCTGCAGGCGCCGACGCCACAGGTGCCGATCAACAATGTGGCCAATGGGCAATATACGGTTCAGGTTACATCCCAGCGCTCGCGAGACCAGGCAAGGGCAAGCTATGCCAGCATTCAGGCACAGCTTCCAAGCGTTCTCTCTGGCTATCAGCCTGATATCAAGGAGGCTGATCTGGGTGAACGTGGGACCTACTACCGCGTTCGTGTCGGTTCGTTTGCGGACCGGGCCAGCGCGACGAGCTTCTGTAGTTCGATCAAGGCTGCCGGCGGCGACTGTCTGGTTGCCCGCAAGTAG
- a CDS encoding deoxyguanosinetriphosphate triphosphohydrolase: MNPAIGFGAQPRASYAVQPSESRGRLYPEASSPTRTDYQRDRDRIIHSSAFRRLKYKTQVFLYHEGDLFRTRLTHTIEVAQIARSIARALSADEDLAEALALSHDVGHTPFGHAGERALDSLMKPYGGFDHNAQSLRVVTSLELRYAEFDGLNLSWETLEGLVKHNGPVTDREGNGVGRYQESGVPWGIRTYAEQQDLMLWSYASIEAQAAAIADDIAYNSHDIDDGLRAGLIHLDQLREVPLVGEAYREVSEKYPKLDETRTVHEIVRRLITRMVEDVIKTSMDNLARIKPQSTADVRAAGETIVRFSDAMAKAEAGLKAFLFGNVYREKHVMRVMHNAEQVLKDLFEAYFEKPESMPLEWQSDLDGCAETVLARRVADYVAGMTDRFAILEHRRLFDVTPDLR; the protein is encoded by the coding sequence ATGAATCCTGCCATCGGATTTGGTGCCCAGCCACGCGCTTCGTATGCGGTGCAGCCCAGTGAAAGCAGGGGGCGGCTCTATCCGGAGGCGTCCAGTCCGACCCGGACGGACTACCAGCGCGACCGTGACCGGATCATTCACTCGTCGGCCTTTCGCCGTCTCAAATACAAGACACAGGTCTTTCTCTATCACGAGGGGGATCTGTTTCGTACGCGTCTGACGCATACCATTGAAGTGGCGCAGATCGCCCGCTCTATCGCTCGCGCCCTGTCCGCCGACGAGGATCTGGCCGAAGCGCTGGCGCTGTCCCATGATGTCGGGCACACGCCGTTTGGCCATGCCGGTGAACGGGCGCTTGATTCTCTCATGAAGCCCTATGGCGGGTTTGATCACAATGCACAGTCCTTGCGCGTCGTGACCAGTCTGGAGCTACGCTACGCGGAATTCGACGGCCTCAACCTCAGTTGGGAGACCCTTGAGGGGCTGGTCAAGCACAATGGCCCGGTGACAGACCGGGAAGGCAACGGGGTTGGTCGCTATCAGGAGAGCGGCGTGCCCTGGGGCATTCGGACCTATGCCGAGCAGCAGGATCTGATGCTCTGGTCCTATGCCAGCATCGAGGCGCAGGCGGCGGCGATTGCTGATGATATCGCCTACAACAGCCACGACATCGATGATGGCTTGCGGGCCGGGCTCATCCACCTTGATCAGCTGCGGGAGGTTCCCTTGGTGGGTGAGGCCTATCGCGAAGTCAGCGAGAAATACCCGAAATTGGATGAAACGCGCACGGTGCACGAGATCGTGCGGCGCCTGATCACCCGCATGGTTGAGGATGTGATCAAGACGTCTATGGACAATCTGGCGCGCATCAAGCCGCAGAGCACCGCCGATGTGCGTGCGGCCGGGGAAACCATCGTTCGGTTTTCGGATGCGATGGCCAAGGCGGAGGCTGGTCTCAAGGCCTTTCTGTTCGGCAATGTCTATCGCGAAAAGCATGTGATGCGCGTGATGCATAACGCCGAACAGGTGCTCAAGGATCTGTTCGAGGCCTATTTCGAGAAGCCCGAGAGCATGCCGCTTGAGTGGCAGTCCGATCTGGATGGCTGTGCCGAGACGGTACTTGCCCGGCGGGTGGCCGATTATGTTGCTGGAATGACCGATCGATTTGCCATTCTCGAACATCGGCGACTGTTTGACGTCACCCCGGATTTGCGCTAG
- a CDS encoding tetratricopeptide repeat protein, which translates to MAISRVMRCLSLAGLLAVAGYGNCYAFDPRTMQDGGAQAADAFRFGAQAYKFGDKTAAVDALTYAAHNGHMASKWKLGIMYSEGDGVSKDRARAFDLFNDIAARYGDARPGSVEARYVSNAIVKLSEFLRVGIENKVRPNPQKAQEFLHYAASYFRDPDAQYHLAMSFLGNSDRKSDARQAARWLNKAAMKGHVMAQMQLGDLLLEGKTVPRQPVNGLKWLTIARMLDNGNAVVMDRQEAAFALADEATRKKAVELAEEWVNVINP; encoded by the coding sequence ATGGCTATTTCAAGAGTGATGCGCTGCCTGTCCTTGGCTGGGCTGCTGGCCGTTGCAGGATATGGCAACTGTTATGCTTTTGATCCCAGAACCATGCAAGATGGCGGTGCTCAGGCAGCGGATGCTTTCCGCTTCGGAGCACAAGCCTACAAGTTCGGTGACAAGACTGCTGCCGTCGATGCGCTGACCTATGCGGCGCACAATGGCCACATGGCATCGAAGTGGAAGCTGGGTATCATGTATTCCGAGGGTGATGGCGTCTCCAAGGACCGCGCCCGAGCCTTCGATCTTTTCAACGATATTGCCGCCCGCTACGGCGATGCGCGGCCCGGATCTGTTGAAGCGCGCTATGTTTCGAACGCGATTGTGAAGTTGAGCGAGTTTCTCAGGGTTGGCATCGAGAATAAAGTCAGGCCAAATCCGCAGAAAGCGCAGGAATTCCTGCATTATGCTGCGTCCTATTTCCGTGATCCCGATGCGCAATATCATCTGGCCATGTCCTTCCTTGGCAACTCGGATCGCAAGTCCGATGCCCGTCAGGCTGCGCGCTGGCTGAACAAGGCGGCGATGAAGGGGCATGTCATGGCCCAGATGCAGCTCGGAGATCTTCTGCTGGAAGGCAAGACCGTGCCGCGGCAGCCCGTCAATGGGCTGAAATGGCTGACCATTGCCCGCATGCTGGACAACGGAAATGCGGTCGTCATGGATCGGCAGGAAGCGGCCTTTGCGCTCGCTGATGAAGCGACCCGCAAGAAAGCGGTTGAGCTGGCCGAGGAATGGGTCAACGTCATCAATCCATGA
- the xth gene encoding exodeoxyribonuclease III: MRIATWNINGIKARGINLVRWLEEEKPDIACLQEIKSVDEAFPRADLEALGYNVETHGQKGFNGVALLSKTPFEEVNRRLPGNEEDEQARFIEGVLSTDKGPLRIVSLYLPNGNPVDSDKYPYKLGWMRRLIDWSKQRLELEEAFVLSGDYNVIPTVDDVHDHDAWWGDALYRQETLDLFRELKMLGLTEAYRACDDTAHLYSFWDYQAGAWQKNKGIRIDHHLLSPEAADWLAACEIQKDTRDWEKPSDHVPVVLSLDCQAA, encoded by the coding sequence ATGCGCATCGCGACCTGGAACATCAACGGCATCAAGGCCCGCGGCATCAATCTTGTTCGCTGGCTGGAAGAAGAAAAGCCGGACATCGCCTGCCTGCAGGAAATCAAGTCGGTGGACGAAGCCTTTCCGCGCGCCGACCTTGAGGCGCTGGGCTACAATGTCGAGACCCATGGCCAGAAGGGCTTCAACGGCGTGGCCCTTCTATCTAAGACACCCTTTGAAGAGGTCAACCGCCGCCTTCCCGGTAACGAGGAAGACGAACAGGCCCGCTTCATTGAAGGGGTGCTGTCAACTGACAAGGGGCCATTGCGCATCGTCAGCCTTTATCTGCCCAACGGCAATCCGGTTGATAGCGACAAATATCCCTACAAGCTGGGCTGGATGCGTCGTCTGATCGACTGGTCGAAACAGCGCCTTGAACTGGAAGAGGCCTTTGTCTTGTCCGGCGACTACAATGTCATCCCAACGGTCGACGATGTTCATGATCACGATGCATGGTGGGGAGATGCCCTTTACCGGCAGGAAACGCTAGACCTGTTTCGCGAGCTCAAGATGCTCGGCCTGACCGAGGCCTATCGGGCCTGCGACGACACCGCCCATCTTTATTCGTTCTGGGACTATCAGGCGGGCGCCTGGCAAAAGAACAAGGGCATCCGGATCGACCACCACCTGCTCTCGCCCGAGGCTGCTGACTGGCTCGCTGCATGCGAAATCCAGAAAGACACGCGAGACTGGGAAAAGCCTTCAGACCACGTACCCGTGGTGCTGTCGCTAGACTGTCAGGCAGCCTGA
- the erpA gene encoding iron-sulfur cluster insertion protein ErpA, protein MSNMITVTDSAIRRIAAILAKESDGSMLRISVSGGGCSGFQYNYDLVTKSEDDDLVIKRDGAIVVIDPMSQAYMEGSAVDFVDDIMGQAFQIKNPQATASCGCGTSFAI, encoded by the coding sequence ATGTCGAATATGATCACAGTGACCGACAGCGCCATCCGCCGAATCGCTGCCATCCTCGCAAAAGAGAGCGACGGTTCCATGCTGCGCATTTCAGTGAGCGGCGGCGGTTGCTCCGGATTCCAGTATAATTATGACCTCGTCACCAAGAGCGAAGACGACGATCTGGTGATCAAACGGGACGGCGCCATCGTGGTGATCGACCCCATGTCGCAGGCCTACATGGAAGGCTCGGCTGTCGATTTTGTCGACGATATCATGGGCCAGGCCTTCCAGATCAAGAACCCGCAGGCCACGGCTTCGTGTGGTTGCGGCACCAGTTTCGCGATCTAG
- the argS gene encoding arginine--tRNA ligase, whose protein sequence is MNVFTLFTDRVVSAVTKSDLSARDGGELDLSRVAVEPPRDASHGDLATNAAMVLAKQIGAKPRDVAETIAAVLLEDKDVAKAEVAGPGFINLTLSDDFWRGLVASIIKAGSAFGRCDLGQGAKINVEYVSANPTGPMHVGHTRGAVLGDCIANLLDFAGYDVCREYYINDAGAQVDVLARSAYLRYREALGEDIGSIPDGFYPGDYLVPIGEALAKEHGGKLKLASEEEWFPLVRAFTVDAMMNMIRGDLAALNVKHDVFFSERSLIYGETDRVKEAIDWLTDRNKVYVGTLPPPKGQLPDDWEDREQTLFRSTDFGDDIDRPLKKSDGSNTYFANDIAYHFDKFKRGYAHQVDVLGADHGGYVKRLKAAVSAITEEKGGLEVKICQLVNLMRNGEQLKMSKRAGNFVTLRDVVEEVGRDAVRFMMMYRKSEVTIDFDFAKVTEQTKDNPVFYVQYAHARTASIFRQAATELPGASVSADDLAKADLSRLKDEVELALIRKLAEYPRVIEGAAETQEPHRVAFYLYDLAGYFHSVWNKGKEMPQLRFINAKDEELTQARLALVQAVATVISSGLGLLGVTAPEEMR, encoded by the coding sequence ATGAACGTCTTTACTCTTTTTACCGATCGTGTCGTGTCAGCCGTGACGAAAAGTGATCTTTCCGCCCGTGATGGAGGGGAGTTGGATCTGTCTCGCGTTGCCGTAGAGCCGCCGCGCGATGCGTCTCACGGGGACCTGGCCACAAATGCGGCCATGGTGCTGGCAAAACAGATCGGTGCAAAGCCTCGCGATGTGGCCGAGACGATTGCTGCCGTGTTGCTCGAGGATAAGGATGTCGCCAAGGCCGAAGTCGCCGGACCCGGGTTCATCAACCTTACCCTGTCCGATGATTTCTGGCGTGGACTGGTCGCTTCGATCATCAAGGCTGGCAGCGCTTTTGGCCGCTGTGATCTGGGGCAGGGTGCAAAGATCAACGTCGAATATGTCTCAGCCAACCCGACCGGCCCGATGCATGTGGGCCATACGCGGGGCGCGGTGCTGGGCGACTGTATTGCCAATCTGCTCGATTTTGCCGGCTATGATGTGTGCCGTGAGTATTACATCAACGATGCAGGCGCGCAGGTGGATGTGTTGGCACGCTCTGCCTACTTGCGGTATCGCGAGGCGCTCGGCGAGGATATTGGTTCCATTCCGGACGGCTTCTATCCGGGAGATTATCTTGTTCCAATCGGTGAGGCGCTTGCCAAGGAACATGGCGGCAAGCTCAAGTTGGCGAGTGAGGAAGAATGGTTTCCCTTGGTGCGGGCATTCACCGTCGACGCTATGATGAACATGATCCGGGGAGATCTCGCTGCCCTCAATGTCAAGCATGACGTCTTCTTCTCCGAGCGCAGCCTCATCTATGGTGAGACGGACCGGGTCAAGGAAGCAATCGACTGGCTGACTGACCGGAACAAGGTCTATGTCGGCACGTTGCCGCCTCCCAAGGGGCAGTTGCCTGATGACTGGGAAGATCGCGAGCAGACCCTGTTCCGCTCGACGGACTTTGGCGACGACATCGACCGGCCATTGAAAAAATCCGATGGCAGCAATACCTATTTTGCCAACGACATTGCCTATCACTTCGACAAGTTCAAGCGCGGTTATGCGCATCAGGTCGATGTTCTGGGCGCGGACCATGGCGGGTATGTCAAACGGCTGAAGGCTGCGGTTTCTGCGATTACCGAAGAAAAGGGCGGGCTTGAAGTCAAGATCTGCCAGCTCGTGAACCTGATGCGCAACGGCGAGCAGCTCAAGATGTCGAAACGGGCGGGCAACTTCGTCACGCTGCGCGATGTGGTCGAGGAAGTCGGCCGTGATGCGGTCCGCTTCATGATGATGTATCGCAAGTCCGAGGTGACCATCGACTTCGATTTTGCTAAAGTGACCGAGCAGACAAAAGACAATCCGGTCTTTTATGTGCAATATGCCCATGCTCGGACGGCGTCGATTTTCCGGCAGGCAGCAACTGAACTGCCGGGCGCTTCGGTCTCAGCCGATGATCTGGCAAAGGCCGATCTGTCGCGACTCAAAGACGAAGTCGAATTGGCGCTCATTCGCAAGCTGGCAGAATATCCTCGGGTTATCGAGGGCGCAGCCGAAACACAGGAGCCACATAGGGTGGCTTTTTACCTATATGATCTTGCCGGATATTTCCATTCTGTGTGGAACAAAGGCAAGGAAATGCCGCAATTACGCTTTATTAACGCTAAAGATGAAGAATTGACTCAAGCGCGCTTGGCTCTTGTTCAGGCCGTGGCCACCGTAATCTCGTCGGGGCTGGGTCTGCTTGGTGTGACGGCACCAGAAGAAATGCGATAA
- a CDS encoding ScpA family protein: MQGIDLVPKAGIGEPTLIVDVEGFEGPLDFLLALARQQKLDLTKISMVALADQYLAFIEKAQALRLELAADYLVMAAWLAYLKSRLLIPDMEDEDEPSGEELAALLAFRLRKLEAMREASAKLMQREQCGKDFFLRGAPEDMSLNRKPHFEATLYDLLTSYAGLRQRQSVSLVHVRKREVWSLQEARDVLVRLVGGLADWTPIDEILRSYLKLRDVRVTATASSFAAALELVREGQLELRQTDAFGPIYMRGKQRGEG, translated from the coding sequence ATGCAAGGCATTGATCTGGTTCCCAAGGCCGGGATTGGCGAGCCGACGCTGATCGTTGACGTCGAAGGCTTCGAGGGGCCTTTGGATTTTCTGTTGGCGCTTGCTCGGCAGCAGAAGCTCGACCTGACCAAGATTTCCATGGTGGCACTCGCGGATCAGTATCTTGCCTTCATTGAAAAAGCGCAGGCTTTAAGGCTCGAATTGGCTGCGGACTATCTGGTGATGGCAGCCTGGCTTGCCTACTTGAAGTCGCGCCTTCTCATACCGGATATGGAAGACGAGGATGAGCCCAGTGGTGAGGAACTCGCGGCGCTGCTTGCCTTCCGGCTGCGAAAGCTAGAGGCAATGCGCGAGGCTTCAGCCAAGCTGATGCAGCGAGAGCAATGCGGCAAGGATTTCTTCCTGCGCGGGGCACCAGAAGACATGTCACTCAATCGCAAGCCGCATTTTGAAGCAACGCTTTATGATCTTCTGACCTCTTATGCCGGGCTGCGGCAACGGCAATCGGTGTCGCTCGTTCATGTCCGCAAACGTGAGGTCTGGTCCTTGCAGGAGGCGCGGGATGTGCTGGTCCGTCTGGTGGGGGGATTGGCCGACTGGACGCCGATTGATGAGATCTTGCGCAGCTATCTTAAGCTGCGTGATGTGCGTGTCACCGCAACAGCGAGCAGCTTTGCCGCTGCGCTGGAGCTGGTGCGAGAAGGGCAGTTGGAATTGCGGCAGACGGATGCATTTGGCCCGATTTATATGCGCGGTAAGCAACGGGGAGAGGGATGA
- the ppk2 gene encoding polyphosphate kinase 2 yields MTITPDQPEHEDLEPLSDAEQDHSDAANATAPKQEEQFGRGSSLHHLAEMRHDPTEIHRVFEKGVYPYKTKMKRANYEKQKNLLQVELLKAQKWVEETGQKVVLLFEGRDAAGKGGTIKRFMEHLNPRMARVVALNKPSEREKTQWYYQRYIEHLPSAGELVLFDRSWYNRAGVERVMGFCTPNEYLEFMRQTPEFERMICRSGVRMFKYWFSVSKEEQRRRFAARETDPLKQWKLSPIDKASLDKWDEYTEAKEAMFFYTDTADAPWTIIKSNDKKRARLNCMQHFLSSLPYPNKDTRLVHGPDPLIVGHSGYVIGSDSHILGKSLHPDMKD; encoded by the coding sequence ATGACCATAACACCTGATCAGCCCGAACACGAAGACTTGGAACCCCTGAGCGACGCCGAACAGGATCATTCGGACGCGGCCAACGCGACAGCACCGAAACAAGAAGAGCAGTTCGGGCGGGGCAGCAGCCTGCACCATCTCGCAGAAATGCGGCATGATCCCACGGAGATCCACCGCGTCTTCGAGAAAGGGGTCTACCCCTACAAGACCAAGATGAAGCGGGCGAATTATGAAAAGCAGAAAAATCTGCTCCAGGTCGAGCTGCTCAAGGCGCAGAAATGGGTCGAAGAAACAGGCCAGAAAGTGGTTCTACTGTTCGAGGGGCGCGACGCTGCTGGCAAGGGCGGCACCATCAAGCGCTTCATGGAACATCTCAATCCGCGCATGGCGCGCGTGGTCGCCCTCAACAAGCCCAGCGAGCGCGAAAAGACCCAATGGTACTATCAACGCTATATCGAGCACCTCCCCTCTGCCGGTGAACTCGTGCTGTTCGACCGCTCATGGTACAACCGCGCCGGCGTCGAGCGTGTCATGGGTTTCTGCACACCGAACGAATATCTCGAATTCATGCGCCAGACACCGGAGTTCGAGCGCATGATCTGCCGCTCTGGCGTCCGCATGTTCAAATACTGGTTCTCGGTCAGCAAGGAGGAGCAGCGCCGTCGCTTTGCCGCACGAGAGACCGATCCACTCAAGCAATGGAAGCTTTCGCCCATCGACAAGGCATCCCTCGACAAGTGGGATGAATATACCGAGGCCAAAGAGGCGATGTTCTTCTACACCGACACCGCCGATGCCCCCTGGACGATCATCAAGTCAAACGACAAGAAACGGGCGCGCCTCAACTGCATGCAGCATTTTCTCTCGTCCCTGCCCTATCCCAACAAGGACACAAGGCTGGTGCATGGCCCCGATCCTCTGATCGTCGGGCATTCCGGCTATGTGATCGGCAGCGACAGCCACATTCTGGGCAAGAGCCTGCATCCGGACATGAAAGACTGA